Below is a genomic region from Erigeron canadensis isolate Cc75 chromosome 7, C_canadensis_v1, whole genome shotgun sequence.
CTGTATGTATCGATATAGGATATACAACGGTTATATAATTAGTTGATAACTCAATTCAAATTTacagtttgtttgtttttacatatattgATATTACCTTCTCATCGACCCTAGCCTGCATGCACCCCAAATCAAATCTCCACATCATCATTCCAAATTCAAaattcttgaatctttttttcTTGATGATCTTTCAACCCATCCATCAAAATGCTTATCCATGTGAGTGGCAATGGCGGAACTATACGAATGCCCCTTTGCGTGAATAATACCGACACCATCGGTCAACTAAAGAGAAAGATTATTGATGTTCCAGTTGAACGTCAAATCTTATACCTTGATGATCAAGAACTTCTTGATCAACTCAGTACTGTTCAAGATTGCAAGATTAATCGATTCTCCAATATTTCTATTGAAATCGATGAAAGTCTTACATTGAGTGCAAGAACTACGGGTGACGAAGAAATCATCTCTGTTAATGATATGAAGGGTTCTGATTCGGTGATTGATCTTAAAAACAGACTCCAAGAACCCGCTCGCCTCAGTTCGAGTCGTATGGAGTTATATTTCGCCGGTAAATGTTTAAGAAACGAGGAAACGCTTTATGATTCACTGATCTCAAATGGGGTTCTGGTATATGTCTTGCCAATTCGTGTTGCACCAATCCCCGTGTGGGTTGATACGGCTGATGGATTTCAATACCCATTTAATATCAGCAGATTAGATACCATacaactttttcaagaaaaatttgAACTTAATGAAGAGGATGTGATTCCTGTTGCGTTGCAACGTTACTTTTACAAAGGTGCAACCTGAGTCCACGATCCGCTTGATAAAACAGCCTCCGTTGAGTGATTATGCTGTGGTTAACGTGTATGATGTGCATACTAAAGAGACACACTGCTTGGAAGTTCTGCCGTCGGCGACTACAGTGAAGGAGTTCAAGAGAATGATTAAACGAGTGACAAATATATCTCCACGCCATCAGATTGTCTACATACCACCACCAACACGACTAGAAGACCCCGAGTCGGTTTTATCAGACTACGACGTTCATAATGCCACCACTGTTCATGAGGTGTTTCGTGGTATGAAGTTATTTGTCAGGAATGAAGAAGATGAGAATGCGTTTACGATAGCAGTTAAGGGAACAGATAGCATATTGAAAGTGAAAAGAAAAATCTATAAGCAACAAGGGATTCCAGTTGTACATCAGGTTTTAACCTTTTTAGGTGAGTGTCTTGAAGATCATCGTGATCTTAAGAGTTATAAGGTTCAATGGGGATTCACCTTAATGTTGAATTAAGGAAATATAGGGAGGGCCTGGCGTGGTGCTAGAAGTAAGTAGTAGTAGTTCAATTCTAAACAGTACATTAGTGTTGAggaaattaaatgatgatattGGTTTTATGTGGGTGATCAATGATGCAATTAAGGAACTAATCATGCAACTGCAGGAAGTGGTATTTGGTTTGTCATTTGTGGTTTACTAAAACATTGGTGATATTGTTTTGAGATTAGTTACTCATAGTTAATAAGGTTGATTTTGGAAGATTAGTAGTTCTGATATATTGGAATTTGTTGAGTATTGTAATTGATTGATATATagaatgggttttttttttgtcattaatTGACCtcttttgtgaaaaaaaaattcttttgatATTTGCAGTATTTTTTGTATCAgctgatgatcatgatgatttGTTTGTTAATTGCTCCTTTGTATGGAATTAGTATGTCATGTCTTACTCCAATTTGTATTGAAATCTTGGATTATACATGAACTTGAATTATTATAACCCATTCAAATTAAGTCAACGATTCTTGACTAGTCTCCAACCCAATTATATTTTCCTACCTGGCCCAGTGGCCCATTCTGATATATACATGCAAATTATCCATTTTGACTAGTCAAaccattttgattttattttttggaattCCAATCATCCCAGAACTATCAGCAGTGCTATAGACTTACATGATTTTCTTCTGTTTTGGGTATTGTTGGTGCTCTTTTTGTTATTGAATAAGTGTGTAACTTTTTTTTGGTAAGATTTCGTAAATggttttttagaaaaaactCTTTAAGTATCTGGACTTATTCTTTCTGAACTGAAATGCTGCAGCATAGCTGGTAAGTAAGTATATGAACTACCCTCGAATAATGTTGGTGATTCTTTATATTGCAGTCTGTATTAGAGGCGTGGACATGCATAAGGTAAATGATTTTTGATTTGTGCTTTCTTATTCACTACCTAGAGAGCTAGTTAGGAATTGTGTCGATTCAGAAAAATATCCAAGGTTATTGAACAGGTTAATTTAGAAAAACTTTGCAATGGATATGGCCACATGGGAAGGTGATGTAACCGGTCAAAATCTGATATTTTGAACTCTACATTGTTCGGTTCGGGCAGGTGGGGTTAGGCTTTTACCTGTTGGGCGAACCCACATCATTTATTTTACGTAAAATTGTTTTCATGGTTCTTGTTTGTCATCTGTAAGATACCTGGAACACTTCAACTTGGCAATGTATGCAGTTATCGAGTTATGTGGAAACCAGTCATGTTGGTGCCAATTTTTAGATACTTATTCGGGTGACTTTTGACCAAGTTTAAGTTTAATCTTTCTATTAGTGCTAACTAGAATCGTTTGTGTTTCAAATTCTAATAGTTGCATGACAAATGGATTGATAGTGTACGTGCAATTTGAACTGACTACAGTTAAATTAGACTTACTGTTCTCGGTATGATGTggtatttgtatttgttttttcatttaaagtaatactcgtatttatttataattagttATGTAACAAACTAACTATAACCGATTGAAAACAGAATAATGAATTTTTAGTGACTAAAGTTAAAGTCACTAAAGGATCTCTCCCGGTTTCTTTAGACCACCTTTTAGTGACTGAAATATTAATCTATTGTGACTGAAAATTTGAgtcaaaaacttaaaatagaccaaataggaaagaaagaaaactgGTAATAGAAAAACCCTAATCCCAGTAACATAATTGAACACCTATCGACTCATTCTGTATAAATCTTATAATGCCGGCTTAATACCTTCTCTTAATCCCCACATGATTTAGGCAACCCGGGGATTGAACCCGCGTCTTCACATGTGCGCTTAGACTTTATTGGTCACGGGTACTTTAAAGGAATGGCAAAGTGATTGTTCCATACTTCCAGGAGCGACTCTTCTTTTCAGTCACTAAAGTCTTTTGTGTTATAGTGTGGTCTCCAATATATGATCCGCAAAAACTCTTTTTGTTAGTGTACTTTTATGCATTTTGTCTCTCCTTCCTCACATACCTACTGAAATGGCTTTtggttaattttatatatatatatatatatataaaatggcataattttattaaagaagAAGCCACTAGCGAGGTGCTAATATCCACAATATCACATTCACAAATCACTTTAGTCCATAttatcacaaattcacaatatAGCTTACAACTACCAAGCATGCAAATGATGTCATTCATAAACTACTTTAAGCCATGATTTTAAGTGGATAATGTGAGTAGATCACCCGTGTGGCCGTGTTAAATCAACTTTGCATGACCGTGATATCAACCATTGTTAGCGAATAAGGCTCTAGTTAAGCATTTGTTAGTTGCATACATAGGTTAATGACATAAATATTGAATGCCACTATTAATCATGAAAGCGCCCAGATGGGTGAACAACTTTGAGAGAGCACCTTGAAGCTATTACCAACTCCTTCATAGTCTTAGCTTACAGTGGCTAACAGAGCATCACAAATAAATATGGTTACAACCCTCAAGTTTGTACAATGCTGATATAAAGCATCCAGTCTTTTGTAGCAGTACCAAATGCCTTCTCCCTCACCAAACCAGCCTGTCCAACAAAACAATAAAACCAAATTACAATAAAATGTGCCGAGTGTTAAATGAAAGGATTAAGTTACACAAAGACATTTATGAACGAGAGACATAAATTTAAATCATCTTTCCTAGATTTTCACTTTTTCAGGTGTCTGTCGGTTCCTGGAACATAGGAACAATTCTACCACCTGCCCACAACACATACAGCAGCGAAAAAGGGTATATAGCCACTACattaacaacatatataaacaaacaacaTGTTGTCTTCAAAAGCTAAATGATAGACACAAATCAGTTGTTGTGGCGATAAGCTACAGTTCTACACCACCAACCCATCTGACAGCAGGCAAGTTTATGTGTATCAATAGATCATTTGCTTCGTCCCAGTAACACATCAATAACGTTGCCCCAACGTATGAAAGTTTAAAACACGCATCAGCCACCCCCCATACCAATATCCGCAAAATGATACTCAACATTATAGATGTCATGTTACCTTGCATTGCTGAACCATGTTGCTCTTTGCTTACTTAGGTTTGAAACTTTTAAACAGTATCAATGCCAACTTCATGCCTGCTCTCTTGCTTTGGGGGCTCAAACAGCCAAGTCAAGATGGCAATTTCCGCGCCATAAATTTGCTCTGGCATTTGTGGGTGACTCACATCTTTATCCGCAAGGATTCCATAGATAAGTTCAGTACGCTCCAGTTTATTTAATAGTTTTCCCTCCACCTTAATGAGGTCCAAGTTTACATCTTTCCTCTTGTGATCAGCAATGACCATGACTGCCTTTACGGCAATCTCAGCCAAGCAACGCTTGCGTCAATTAACACGGTGAGCAGACTTCAAATAGATAAAATAGAGTACAAGTAGAATAATACAGTATTTCAGTGACGCTGACTTCCAACTTACATTGTGGAAGATAAAGTAATCATGAAAGTTTGAACCAAAGGCTAAATATTTGTAGCACTGAAATCAAACTTATCTGCTATTATGGTCAACAACAATCCTGTAAGATATTTCAAATCTCTCTGCAGCTCGAATGGGATGGATTCCTCGTTCCAAAAGCTTCCCGGCTTGTTCTAAAAGCACTCCATAACAACTACACCAGTTCCATTCAATTCCCAGACTCATAGTCTTGACTCCGTTACAGTTCAACCAAAAGCTTCCCTATCTGATTGTCAACATCCATCTGCTCCATGATCATTGCAAGATCATTTGCTTcaaaataaatagtcaattgtgagaaaaacaaaagaaaatggtCAATTATTAAGCAAAATGATCGATATATAACTACACATAGTATTCTATTCCATGTAAAGCTAAGaagatatataattttctttgtAGTTTATATAATCAGTTTATGGACAAAACCTCATAAATTGCTTTACATAAATAAACAGATCATTCTGTAATACAGCTTTCCTAATCATACTTACCACattaagtatatatttaaaataataaaagacgTGTATATTTGGCCTTTTGGGTTAAGCAGATCCGGCCCGTTTTGACATGTCACCAAACCAACTAGCCCTACATCCTTCGCCGCCTCTAGGCAATTACGAAAAGTAAGTAACTGTGTATTCGATCATCCAAAACTAAGACGCAACCATTACGAGTGACTTGACAATATTTAGTGAAAAAACTAATTCTGGAACATGTTCTAATAACTTCTATAGTGAAAAAACCACACATGATGATGTTTAGTTTTAAGTGCTCAAAGGTGACTTGATGAAACAAACCAAACAATAGTCGGGAAAAGTAAGAAACATAACGAGATTATCAATTTTCAACACATAAATGTACTGTAGATATGTGCGCTACAGAAATATTTCATCCGATTATCTCTCCTCATAGCATTGTATACAGCTTGAACCTAGAAAGCATGGGTGTCGTGATGTAGTCATCAAGATGAAGTACCACATCTCTCCGTAGTAAAAACAACTAtcaaaaaaggtaaattt
It encodes:
- the LOC122609333 gene encoding uncharacterized protein LOC122609333, whose product is MPLCVNNTDTIGQLKRKIIDVPVERQILYLDDQELLDQLSTVQDCKINRFSNISIEIDESLTLSARTTGDEEIISVNDMKGSDSVIDLKNRLQEPARLSSSRMELYFAGKCLRNEETLYDSLISNGVLVYVLPIRVAPIPVWVDTADGFQYPFNISRLDTIQLFQEKFELNEEDVIPVALQRYFYKETHCLEVLPSATTVKEFKRMIKRVTNISPRHQIVYIPPPTRLEDPESVLSDYDVHNATTVHEVFRGMKLFVRNEEDENAFTIAVKGTDSILKVKRKIYKQQGIPVVHQGGPGVVLEVSSSSSILNSTLVLRKLNDDIGFMWVINDAIKELIMQLQEVVFGLSFVVY